The following proteins are encoded in a genomic region of [Eubacterium] hominis:
- a CDS encoding class I SAM-dependent methyltransferase, with translation MLKSDGFNLWANAYDKSVNLSEEANEYPFAGYKDVLGTIYQIIKKGNGNKILDIGFGTGILSKKLYDDGCDIYGIDFSEKMIEIAKSKMPNAALIQYDFTKGLPDSIINETFDFIICTYAIHHLDHPQQVAFIQKLLQLLTKNGAVLIGDVAFQTQNELEKCKKESGNLWDQDEVYPIIDQFKADFPNMEYQQISFCSGVLIFKQ, from the coding sequence ATGTTAAAAAGTGATGGATTTAATCTATGGGCAAACGCTTACGATAAAAGTGTGAATCTTAGTGAAGAAGCAAACGAATATCCCTTCGCTGGCTATAAAGATGTATTAGGTACCATCTATCAAATCATCAAAAAAGGTAATGGGAATAAAATATTAGATATAGGCTTTGGCACAGGGATATTATCTAAAAAATTATATGATGATGGCTGTGATATTTATGGCATTGATTTCTCTGAAAAAATGATTGAAATAGCGAAATCAAAAATGCCAAATGCTGCATTGATACAATATGATTTTACAAAAGGGCTTCCTGATAGTATCATAAATGAAACATTCGATTTTATAATTTGCACATATGCAATCCATCATTTAGATCATCCACAACAAGTCGCTTTTATTCAAAAGTTATTACAACTTCTCACAAAAAATGGAGCCGTATTGATTGGTGATGTTGCTTTTCAAACACAAAATGAATTGGAAAAATGTAAAAAGGAAAGTGGCAATCTATGGGATCAAGATGAAGTATATCCGATTATTGATCAATTCAAAGCTGATTTTCCTAATATGGAGTATCAACAAATCAGTTTCTGTTCAGGTGTACTAATATTCAAACAATAA
- a CDS encoding MurR/RpiR family transcriptional regulator gives MDEMNFTETENRIYEEILKNVKQHKKKTVVQIAEKVDVAPSYVIKVAKKLGYSGLNEMWYSLSGIYTDSVSVSLDDFDLMEKNLLDVHVQILCDMLINYRNERIIVNSIGDSDYVGTYLLDKLWHRGFNAMPYKSQLLDQARCLKPGMLIAINESGVVLLEQCLKARKHNYNIVSITSNRNSPLACNSHLTIELRNKKSNFYNYNPNFFTAYVLIFIEILFARYDEEIEKYYKENEEI, from the coding sequence ATGGATGAAATGAATTTTACAGAAACAGAGAATAGAATCTATGAAGAAATTTTAAAGAATGTGAAACAACATAAGAAAAAAACAGTTGTACAGATTGCGGAAAAGGTGGATGTGGCACCCTCCTATGTCATTAAGGTCGCCAAAAAGCTGGGATATTCTGGTCTGAATGAAATGTGGTACAGTTTATCAGGAATATACACCGACTCAGTATCTGTTTCATTAGATGATTTCGATTTAATGGAAAAGAATTTGTTGGATGTGCATGTACAGATATTATGCGATATGCTTATTAATTATCGTAACGAACGCATTATTGTCAACTCCATTGGAGATAGTGATTATGTAGGAACATACCTTTTAGATAAATTATGGCATCGTGGATTTAATGCTATGCCATATAAAAGCCAGTTATTGGACCAGGCAAGGTGCTTAAAACCTGGAATGTTGATTGCTATTAACGAAAGTGGTGTGGTATTGCTGGAACAATGTTTAAAAGCACGAAAACATAATTACAATATCGTATCCATTACATCGAATCGTAATTCACCACTTGCCTGTAACTCCCATTTAACGATAGAATTAAGAAATAAAAAATCTAATTTTTATAATTATAATCCTAATTTTTTTACCGCCTATGTATTAATTTTTATAGAAATATTGTTTGCACGTTATGATGAAGAAATAGAAAAATATTATAAAGAAAATGAGGAAATATGA
- a CDS encoding putative DNA binding domain-containing protein: MQAEELKIMVEEIKRQKTEKQCVELKAAHQGCPTRLFDTLSSFSNQDDGGIIIFGIDESKGYDIVGVYDVQDLQKKVTEQCKQMEPRVLALFTVCEINDKLVVSAEIPGVDISERPVFYKGVGRIKGSYVRIGDSDELMNEYEIYSYEAFRKRIKDDIRLVEDAKIKYFDQEQLDKYLYSVKKERKNFSNNVSDEEILELMGVFNDGVPTLAGTMVFSKYPQAYFPQLCITAVVVPGTEIGEIGEDGERFIDNERITGSIPEMLDLAVDFVRRNSRTKTVVDENGVRKDKKEYPIIAVREAILNALIHRDYSIHTENVPIRLEMYRDRMEIVNSGGLYGKISIDSLGKVRPETRNPVLANILELLNITENRYSGIPTIRKEFEKAGLPAPIFSVKHGEFKVVFKNNIYKNEMFHKTGNMQEDIISFCMIPRSRKELIEFTGMSRYYTMTFIIQPLLESGKLKQTLPEKPKSSKQRYVKA, from the coding sequence ATGCAAGCAGAAGAATTGAAAATAATGGTTGAAGAAATTAAGCGACAAAAAACAGAAAAGCAATGTGTAGAATTAAAAGCAGCGCATCAGGGTTGTCCTACAAGATTATTTGATACGTTATCATCTTTTTCCAATCAGGATGACGGAGGAATCATTATTTTTGGAATTGATGAAAGCAAAGGATATGATATAGTGGGAGTATATGATGTACAAGACTTACAAAAAAAAGTAACAGAACAATGTAAACAAATGGAACCTAGAGTTCTTGCTTTATTCACAGTGTGTGAAATTAACGATAAGCTTGTTGTATCTGCAGAAATTCCAGGGGTAGATATATCAGAAAGACCTGTATTTTATAAAGGTGTTGGGAGAATTAAGGGATCTTATGTCCGTATTGGCGATTCAGATGAATTGATGAATGAATACGAGATATATAGTTATGAGGCTTTTAGAAAAAGAATTAAAGATGATATACGACTTGTAGAAGATGCTAAAATTAAGTACTTTGATCAAGAACAATTGGATAAGTATCTTTATTCAGTAAAAAAAGAGCGAAAGAATTTCTCAAATAATGTTTCTGATGAAGAAATTTTAGAATTAATGGGAGTGTTTAATGATGGCGTTCCTACTTTAGCTGGAACAATGGTTTTTTCTAAATATCCACAAGCCTATTTTCCACAATTATGTATTACTGCGGTTGTTGTACCAGGGACTGAAATAGGAGAAATAGGTGAAGACGGTGAACGTTTTATTGATAATGAAAGAATCACAGGGTCAATTCCTGAAATGTTAGATTTGGCTGTCGATTTTGTTCGTAGAAATAGTCGTACTAAAACTGTTGTTGATGAAAATGGGGTAAGAAAAGATAAAAAAGAGTATCCTATTATTGCTGTTCGTGAAGCTATATTGAATGCATTAATACATCGAGATTATAGTATACACACTGAAAATGTGCCTATCCGTTTGGAAATGTATCGGGACCGCATGGAAATTGTAAATAGTGGAGGATTGTATGGTAAGATATCAATTGATTCTCTAGGTAAGGTACGGCCTGAAACAAGAAACCCAGTATTAGCAAATATTCTTGAATTACTAAATATAACAGAAAATAGGTATTCTGGTATTCCAACAATACGTAAAGAGTTTGAAAAAGCTGGATTACCAGCGCCTATTTTTTCTGTAAAACACGGCGAATTTAAAGTGGTGTTTAAGAATAATATATATAAAAATGAGATGTTTCATAAAACGGGGAATATGCAAGAGGATATCATTAGCTTTTGCATGATTCCTCGATCACGAAAAGAATTAATTGAGTTTACAGGAATGAGTAGATATTATACAATGACTTTTATTATACAGCCACTTTTAGAGAGTGGTAAATTAAAGCAAACCCTTCCAGAAAAACCTAAAAGCTCAAAACAGCGGTATGTTAAAGCTTAA
- a CDS encoding 6-phospho-alpha-glucosidase — MKAPYAISIVGGGSRYTPGILRMLVAEKGRFPLRKITLYDNEAERQDKVGAYGKILFQEYYPECEIIVTNDAKTAFEDIDFAFMQIRAGRMKMREMDEKIALRHGCLGQETCGAGGFAYGMRSIPAVCDIIKDIRKYSPEAWVLNYSNPAAIVAEATKRIFKDDFRIINICDMPIGIMGFYAKALGKRPDEIEPRYFGLNHFGWFTQILDKKTGEDYLPRLHEFFKTPMAAVGDLHPTDKSWMDTFKFMSKMIQDYEDYLPNTYLQYYLYPKHIVEHEDSNYTRANEVMDGPEKKTFAMLDEVIAEGKLKGTKYEPKPDELADGHAGYIVDLATAIANNTGDVFLCMTENTGIISNLTEGMMVEVPCHVGINGVEPLNIGEIPTFQKGLLENQFAYEKLTVDACLEGSYKKAWNALTLNRCVNDTDVAKAILDDYIEVNKEYWPELK, encoded by the coding sequence ATGAAAGCACCATATGCAATATCCATTGTAGGAGGAGGTTCTCGTTATACACCGGGAATCCTAAGAATGCTGGTTGCGGAAAAAGGCCGCTTCCCATTAAGAAAAATCACATTATATGATAATGAGGCAGAACGCCAGGATAAGGTAGGCGCTTATGGAAAAATTCTATTTCAAGAATACTATCCAGAATGTGAAATTATTGTGACAAATGATGCCAAAACGGCATTTGAAGATATCGATTTTGCGTTCATGCAGATACGTGCAGGACGAATGAAAATGAGAGAAATGGATGAAAAAATCGCATTACGTCATGGCTGTTTAGGACAAGAAACATGTGGAGCCGGAGGCTTTGCTTATGGTATGAGAAGTATTCCTGCAGTATGTGATATCATTAAAGATATTCGTAAATATTCACCAGAAGCATGGGTATTAAATTATTCTAATCCAGCAGCGATTGTCGCAGAAGCAACAAAACGAATCTTCAAAGATGATTTCCGTATCATTAATATTTGTGATATGCCAATTGGTATCATGGGATTCTATGCAAAAGCTTTAGGAAAACGTCCAGATGAAATTGAACCACGTTATTTTGGTTTAAATCATTTTGGCTGGTTTACTCAGATTTTAGATAAAAAAACAGGCGAAGATTATTTGCCAAGATTACATGAATTCTTTAAGACACCAATGGCAGCTGTAGGTGATTTACATCCTACAGATAAAAGCTGGATGGATACATTCAAATTTATGAGTAAAATGATTCAGGATTATGAGGATTACTTACCAAATACCTATTTACAATATTACCTGTATCCAAAGCACATTGTAGAACATGAAGATTCTAATTATACACGTGCAAATGAAGTTATGGATGGACCAGAAAAGAAAACATTCGCAATGTTGGATGAAGTAATCGCAGAAGGTAAATTAAAAGGCACCAAATATGAGCCAAAACCAGATGAATTGGCTGATGGACATGCCGGTTATATTGTAGATTTGGCGACAGCTATCGCAAATAATACTGGAGATGTATTCTTATGTATGACAGAAAATACTGGTATTATTTCAAACTTAACAGAAGGTATGATGGTAGAAGTTCCATGCCATGTAGGTATTAATGGTGTAGAACCTTTAAATATCGGTGAAATCCCAACATTCCAGAAAGGGCTGTTAGAAAATCAATTCGCATATGAAAAATTAACGGTTGATGCATGCCTTGAAGGAAGTTATAAGAAAGCATGGAATGCATTAACGTTGAATCGTTGTGTCAATGATACCGATGTTGCGAAAGCAATCCTTGACGATTATATTGAAGTAAATAAAGAATATTGGCCTGAATTGAAGTAG
- a CDS encoding bifunctional 4-hydroxy-2-oxoglutarate aldolase/2-dehydro-3-deoxy-phosphogluconate aldolase, producing MMDIFEKIHRLGILPVVVLDDVKDAAPLAIALCEGGLPAAEVTYRTAYAHDVIQEMKKVKPDMLVGAGTVLSIEQVDSAIDAGAEFIVSPGFNPSVVAYCIKKGVPVIPGTATPSDIEKALSMGLSNVKFFPSEINGGVKAIQALGAPYVDVKFLPTGGVSEKSLLDYMKCKRVLACGGTWMVKKEWIKNGDFKAIEDCTKKAVFTMLNLQIKGLSNDKKYLKITTPSIDRALYHLANMGIAFKDYVNDKYHIVLKEE from the coding sequence ATTATGGATATTTTTGAAAAAATACATCGATTAGGTATACTGCCGGTTGTCGTTTTAGATGATGTAAAAGATGCAGCACCTTTGGCGATTGCTTTATGTGAAGGAGGACTTCCAGCGGCTGAAGTAACTTATCGTACAGCTTATGCTCATGATGTCATCCAAGAAATGAAAAAAGTAAAACCAGATATGTTGGTAGGAGCAGGAACTGTTTTAAGTATTGAGCAAGTTGATTCTGCGATTGATGCTGGTGCAGAGTTTATAGTTTCACCTGGCTTTAACCCCTCAGTTGTAGCTTATTGTATAAAAAAAGGAGTGCCAGTGATTCCAGGAACAGCAACACCAAGTGATATCGAAAAAGCGTTGTCCATGGGACTATCAAATGTGAAATTTTTTCCTTCTGAAATAAATGGCGGGGTAAAAGCAATTCAAGCATTAGGAGCGCCCTATGTTGATGTGAAATTTTTACCTACAGGGGGAGTATCAGAAAAAAGCTTACTAGATTATATGAAATGTAAGCGGGTATTGGCGTGTGGTGGAACATGGATGGTGAAGAAAGAATGGATAAAAAATGGTGATTTTAAAGCAATAGAAGATTGTACAAAAAAAGCAGTTTTTACGATGTTAAATCTTCAAATAAAAGGTTTATCAAATGATAAAAAATATTTAAAGATTACAACACCATCCATCGATAGAGCGTTATATCACTTAGCAAATATGGGAATAGCATTCAAAGATTATGTAAATGATAAATATCATATTGTTTTAAAGGAGGAGTAG
- a CDS encoding GntR family transcriptional regulator, translated as MPKKVFLYDMTAKKLKEKIFDGTYPPGSLLPSEREIGETYNVDRTTVRKALQVLVNESLVEKKAGKGTVVKDLNDTTIFPTKESENIPDPLPKTSIYDKEIAFFLPRNAQNSDRIRQPFYSQLFYVIQEECQKLGFSLIYLTLDEDDDLEKILSSRRFSGVFFVSNVSKQHLSYAIEKKIPAVLINSFHPEMPSVLSDNFQGAYQACKELIKKGHKKIAIIKGEENYTTNKERLRGSLSALREFNIPIQSSYILGENSWEFDDGFKVMKNFLQTANQLPTAVFAFNDRLALGAMQAIQQAGLNVPKDISIIGYDNSEQSKLIYPRLSSIEINVSIMGSASVFTLLQQMNYYQSLPIKILIPIQLIERESIIEIN; from the coding sequence ATGCCTAAAAAGGTATTTCTTTACGATATGACGGCAAAAAAACTCAAAGAAAAAATTTTTGATGGCACCTATCCACCAGGAAGTCTACTTCCTTCAGAGCGAGAAATAGGTGAAACTTACAATGTTGATAGAACAACTGTAAGAAAAGCGCTACAGGTTCTGGTAAATGAAAGCTTAGTTGAAAAAAAAGCTGGAAAGGGAACTGTTGTAAAAGACTTAAATGATACAACCATATTTCCTACAAAAGAATCAGAAAATATACCAGATCCTTTACCAAAAACAAGCATATATGATAAAGAAATTGCATTTTTTCTTCCCCGTAATGCTCAAAACAGTGATCGAATACGGCAGCCTTTTTATTCTCAATTATTCTATGTTATTCAAGAAGAATGTCAAAAGTTGGGTTTTTCACTCATCTATTTAACTTTAGATGAAGATGACGATTTAGAGAAAATACTAAGTAGCAGAAGGTTTTCTGGTGTTTTCTTTGTAAGTAATGTAAGCAAACAGCATCTTTCCTATGCAATAGAGAAGAAAATACCTGCTGTTTTAATTAACTCTTTTCATCCTGAAATGCCTTCTGTATTATCAGATAATTTTCAAGGAGCATATCAAGCATGTAAAGAATTGATAAAAAAAGGACATAAAAAAATCGCAATTATTAAAGGTGAAGAAAATTACACAACAAATAAAGAACGACTAAGAGGAAGTCTTTCTGCATTAAGAGAATTTAATATTCCAATTCAATCATCCTATATTCTAGGTGAAAACTCATGGGAATTTGACGATGGTTTTAAAGTTATGAAAAACTTTTTACAAACAGCAAATCAACTTCCTACTGCTGTCTTTGCATTTAATGATCGATTAGCTTTAGGGGCTATGCAAGCTATTCAGCAAGCTGGCTTAAATGTTCCTAAAGATATAAGTATCATAGGTTATGATAATTCAGAGCAATCTAAATTAATTTATCCTAGATTATCTTCAATAGAAATTAATGTATCAATTATGGGATCCGCTTCCGTCTTTACATTACTTCAACAAATGAATTATTATCAATCTTTACCAATTAAAATATTAATTCCTATTCAATTAATTGAAAGAGAGTCTATTATAGAAATAAATTAA
- a CDS encoding PTS transporter subunit EIIC, with protein MKTKISELSSVFSKAIIQPVMFLSVTGLLLTIGVILKMDVMPAFIANIGNFVYNLMMNGGINQLSIIFCVGIATALAKHKKTDAAIVAVSAFMIFIYANNAWLSSNGLLVESESLTGTGQAMVLGVQCIDMGVFLGIILGCLTGYIFNKFGDKEFPDVVRIYGGSRLAYIISIFATAILAIIMCYVWPLVNDAISSCLVFINKAGPAGLFTYGFLNRFLIPTGLHHLIYMPFLLTPVGGTAEITGQAVSGCYPILMAEMGNLGSLTALDPSVKYMMYGFSKIFGCIGITMAFIKTAKPEKKVATRSLLLPLLFVAVVAGVTEPLDFMFLFASPLLWLVHSILDGLFQVIIFLLGARLQLMSGILNAIPMIIAIPANLSKWYITFGVGIVSIFVWYFIFVFLIKKLNLKTPGREDDVEEINEQTAVEQVENISCIIEGLGGEDNIKSISNCYTRLRVEVKDIEKVNETKINEYKNQGIVIKGNNVQIIIGMKVQKVCEHVKQVLQIVE; from the coding sequence ATGAAAACGAAAATTTCTGAATTGTCGTCTGTATTCTCAAAAGCGATCATTCAGCCTGTTATGTTCCTGTCAGTTACAGGACTATTATTAACCATCGGTGTTATCCTGAAAATGGATGTAATGCCAGCTTTTATCGCAAATATTGGTAACTTTGTCTATAACCTGATGATGAATGGGGGCATCAATCAGTTATCTATTATCTTCTGTGTAGGAATTGCAACAGCTCTTGCAAAACATAAGAAAACAGACGCTGCAATCGTTGCAGTTTCTGCCTTCATGATCTTCATTTATGCAAATAATGCATGGCTGTCATCTAATGGCTTGCTGGTTGAATCAGAATCATTGACTGGAACCGGTCAGGCAATGGTATTGGGTGTTCAGTGTATTGATATGGGAGTTTTTCTGGGTATCATTCTTGGATGTTTAACAGGATATATCTTTAATAAATTTGGAGATAAAGAATTTCCTGATGTTGTAAGAATTTATGGCGGTTCAAGACTTGCTTATATTATTTCTATCTTTGCTACAGCTATTTTAGCAATTATCATGTGTTATGTATGGCCACTTGTAAATGATGCGATTTCCTCTTGTCTGGTATTCATCAATAAAGCAGGTCCAGCTGGATTATTCACTTATGGATTCTTAAATCGTTTCTTAATTCCTACAGGATTACATCACTTGATTTATATGCCATTCCTACTTACACCAGTTGGTGGTACTGCTGAAATTACTGGTCAGGCAGTCAGTGGATGTTATCCTATTCTGATGGCAGAAATGGGAAATCTGGGAAGTTTAACAGCACTCGATCCTTCAGTAAAATATATGATGTATGGATTCTCCAAAATCTTTGGATGCATTGGTATTACAATGGCATTTATCAAAACTGCAAAACCTGAGAAAAAAGTTGCCACAAGAAGTTTGTTGTTACCATTACTATTTGTCGCAGTTGTTGCTGGGGTAACAGAACCACTTGATTTCATGTTCCTATTTGCGTCTCCATTATTGTGGCTGGTACATTCTATATTAGATGGTTTGTTCCAGGTAATTATCTTCTTACTAGGGGCACGTTTACAGTTGATGAGTGGTATCTTGAATGCAATCCCTATGATTATTGCCATACCAGCAAATCTGTCAAAATGGTATATCACCTTTGGCGTAGGTATTGTTTCTATCTTTGTATGGTACTTCATCTTTGTATTCCTGATTAAAAAATTAAATTTGAAAACTCCAGGACGTGAAGATGATGTAGAAGAAATAAATGAACAAACAGCAGTTGAACAAGTAGAAAATATCAGTTGTATTATTGAAGGATTAGGTGGAGAAGATAACATAAAATCTATCTCTAATTGTTATACAAGATTACGTGTAGAAGTAAAAGATATTGAAAAAGTAAACGAAACAAAAATTAATGAGTATAAAAATCAGGGCATTGTGATCAAAGGTAATAATGTTCAGATTATCATTGGCATGAAAGTACAAAAAGTCTGTGAGCATGTGAAACAAGTATTACAGATTGTAGAATAA
- a CDS encoding sugar kinase translates to MKVITFGEIMLRLAPHGYYRFTQANDFEASFGGGEANVAVSLANFGLDVAFVTKLPAHDVGQCAINDLRKYGVDTSMITRGGDRVGIYYLEKGASQRASQVIYDRAHSAIAEAIPEDFNWSKIFEGVDWFHFTGITPALSDTVAKITLEACKAAKEEGVMISCDLNFRKKLWTSEKAGEIMGELMQYVDVCIANEEDAEKVFGIKANNTDITSGQLNHEGYIDVAKQLTTRFGCKAVAITLRESISASDNNWAAMLYTNDQACFSKKYPVHIVDRVGGGDSFGAGLIYSMLMKKQPQDTIEFAVAASCLKHSIEGDYNRVSVKEVETLTSGDGSGRVQR, encoded by the coding sequence ATGAAAGTTATCACATTTGGAGAAATCATGTTGCGATTAGCACCGCATGGCTATTATCGTTTTACCCAGGCAAACGACTTTGAGGCAAGCTTTGGTGGTGGAGAAGCCAATGTCGCAGTATCACTTGCCAATTTTGGACTGGATGTGGCTTTTGTCACAAAACTGCCTGCGCATGATGTCGGGCAGTGTGCTATTAATGATCTAAGAAAATATGGTGTTGATACTTCTATGATTACCCGTGGTGGGGATCGTGTTGGTATCTATTATTTAGAGAAAGGTGCCAGCCAACGTGCATCACAAGTCATTTATGATCGTGCACATTCTGCCATCGCAGAAGCAATACCAGAAGATTTTAACTGGTCAAAGATTTTTGAAGGTGTGGATTGGTTTCACTTTACAGGGATCACACCAGCATTAAGTGATACTGTTGCTAAAATCACATTAGAAGCATGTAAAGCCGCCAAAGAAGAAGGCGTTATGATTTCTTGTGATCTAAACTTCCGTAAAAAATTGTGGACAAGTGAAAAAGCTGGAGAAATCATGGGAGAACTAATGCAGTATGTCGATGTATGTATCGCGAATGAAGAAGATGCTGAAAAAGTATTTGGTATCAAGGCAAACAATACAGATATCACAAGTGGTCAGTTAAATCATGAAGGATATATCGATGTCGCAAAACAATTAACGACACGTTTTGGATGTAAAGCAGTAGCCATCACCTTACGTGAAAGCATTTCCGCATCCGATAACAATTGGGCAGCGATGTTGTATACAAATGATCAAGCTTGCTTCTCAAAGAAATATCCTGTACATATTGTTGATCGTGTTGGTGGTGGAGATTCCTTTGGCGCAGGCTTAATCTATAGCATGTTAATGAAGAAACAGCCACAGGATACAATTGAATTTGCGGTCGCGGCTAGCTGTTTAAAACACAGTATTGAAGGTGATTATAATCGTGTCAGTGTAAAAGAAGTAGAAACACTTACAAGTGGAGATGGTTCAGGTAGAGTGCAACGATAA
- a CDS encoding MurR/RpiR family transcriptional regulator, which translates to MKLTDIEKDIMHCLNMKIADHQKVTLAQIADECHVAKSTVVKFSKKLGYSGFVEMYYQLSDRQKKKAFSEITLADTLVEHDLNQCIDELVNILYKFKNCKNFVNSYGRDDMLSAYIARKLMMFDLFAPSTYDFAMVKNLYLSKGVALFPDLRKTHPFEGKDIMKLAKQEGYYIVAFSDTELTWAKKYVDYFVKIKVTEYKSADFFEAKIIMLMEMVLSEYSRTYYFDKAKDEGQHHG; encoded by the coding sequence ATGAAGCTTACAGATATTGAAAAAGATATTATGCATTGTTTAAACATGAAAATCGCAGATCATCAAAAAGTTACGCTGGCACAGATTGCGGACGAATGTCATGTCGCAAAGAGTACAGTAGTAAAATTTTCTAAGAAGCTTGGATATAGTGGCTTTGTGGAAATGTATTATCAATTGAGTGATCGTCAAAAGAAAAAGGCATTCTCGGAAATTACATTAGCTGATACATTGGTGGAACATGATTTAAATCAATGCATTGATGAATTAGTGAATATTCTATATAAGTTTAAAAACTGTAAAAACTTTGTGAATTCTTATGGACGAGATGATATGCTGAGTGCATATATAGCCAGAAAACTAATGATGTTTGATTTATTTGCGCCATCAACTTATGATTTCGCAATGGTAAAAAATTTATATCTTTCCAAAGGCGTTGCTTTATTTCCTGATTTAAGGAAGACACATCCTTTTGAAGGAAAAGATATTATGAAACTGGCAAAACAAGAAGGTTATTATATTGTAGCGTTTTCAGATACTGAACTAACTTGGGCAAAAAAATATGTAGATTATTTTGTGAAAATCAAAGTCACAGAATACAAAAGTGCAGATTTCTTTGAAGCAAAAATTATTATGTTGATGGAAATGGTTTTGAGTGAATATTCCCGTACATATTATTTTGATAAAGCAAAGGATGAGGGACAGCATCATGGATGA
- the uxuA gene encoding mannonate dehydratase: MKMTFRWYGFNDPIKLSQIRQIPNMTGVVTAIYDVPVGELWPVDKVESIQKELKKYNLALEVIESLPVHENIKLGASDRDHYIDIYCKNIRTLSKYGIKCICYNFMPVFDWLRTTLNYKNKDGSTSLAFLYSDYIELDKNNLHLPGWDESYTQEQLHDLLESYSNITHDTLFNNLIYFLDRVIPVCKECDINMAIHPDDPPLDIFQLPRIMSTMDDFKRLFKAIPDLHNGMTLCTGSLTAGRHNDIYKITETFSHEGRIHFAHLRNIKLLGNDGSFTECAHLSSSGDIDMYMLIKILVKNKFKGYVRPDHGRMIWNESGNPGYGLYDRALGAAYLNGLFEAAKKELY; the protein is encoded by the coding sequence ATGAAAATGACTTTTCGCTGGTATGGTTTTAATGATCCTATCAAATTATCACAAATAAGACAAATACCTAATATGACAGGTGTTGTAACTGCAATTTATGATGTTCCAGTTGGTGAACTATGGCCTGTGGATAAAGTAGAATCTATACAAAAAGAATTGAAAAAATACAATTTAGCATTGGAAGTTATAGAATCCTTACCCGTTCATGAAAATATAAAATTAGGAGCATCTGACCGTGATCATTATATTGATATCTATTGCAAGAATATACGCACACTCTCTAAATATGGTATCAAATGTATTTGCTATAATTTCATGCCTGTATTCGACTGGCTTCGAACAACGCTAAATTATAAAAATAAGGATGGAAGTACATCATTAGCATTTTTGTATTCTGATTATATAGAACTTGATAAAAATAATCTTCATCTACCTGGATGGGATGAAAGTTATACACAAGAACAACTACATGATCTACTAGAATCATATAGTAACATTACACATGATACATTATTCAATAATTTAATTTACTTTTTAGATAGAGTTATTCCTGTATGTAAGGAATGTGATATAAATATGGCAATTCATCCAGACGATCCTCCCCTTGACATTTTTCAATTACCTCGCATTATGTCTACTATGGATGATTTTAAGCGTTTATTTAAGGCAATACCTGACTTACATAACGGTATGACTCTTTGTACTGGTTCTCTCACTGCAGGTAGACATAATGATATTTATAAAATTACTGAAACTTTTTCACACGAAGGCAGGATTCATTTTGCCCATTTAAGGAACATTAAACTTTTAGGAAATGATGGCAGTTTTACTGAATGTGCGCATCTTAGTTCTTCTGGGGATATTGATATGTATATGCTTATTAAAATATTAGTGAAAAATAAATTTAAAGGATATGTTCGACCAGATCATGGCAGAATGATTTGGAACGAATCTGGTAATCCTGGTTATGGTCTATACGACCGTGCCTTAGGTGCTGCTTATCTAAATGGTTTATTTGAAGCAGCAAAAAAAGAATTATATTAA